A stretch of the Medicago truncatula cultivar Jemalong A17 chromosome 5, MtrunA17r5.0-ANR, whole genome shotgun sequence genome encodes the following:
- the LOC112422065 gene encoding uncharacterized protein: MDKEWTKSARESEEYEIGLNYFLDYAYTKGKPRGKEILCPCATCYNSRWFTSAVRNHLIAFGFQKGYDVWVRHGEKIRKLNDINDNHMNDANDQVDDIDGLLSERFRGVAQEEYRVNEGPNEDAKKFYNLIEESKQELYPGCKTFSKLSFIIRLYLLKCLYGWSNTSFNALLELLREAMPFLNIPDTFNKTKSMIKDLGMDYKKIDACPNDCMIYWKDHENDTSCHVCGAPRDRLDDGKLRHPADGEAWKEFDKFHPEFAVEVRNIRLGLASDGFNPFRTMNVNYSTWPVVLMPYNFPPWMCMKAEYFMLSLLIPGRKSPGNDIDVYLQPLIEELKLLWDLGVETYDASINKTFQMRAALLWTISDFPGYAMLSGWSTKGSLACPCCNYKTKSIYLKNSHKTCYMDHRVFLPMDHKYRSNARSFNGKKEHRPPPELLNGEQILDKLKNFNNAFGKLQKNCSDGPWKKKSIFFELPYWKHNTLRHNLDVMHIEKNIFDSIIGTLLDITGKTKDHAKARLDLQEMGIRNKLHPKEVDHGKKLVFAKACFSMSANEKTTFCFVLKNAKIPDGCDSNISRCVLLPERKLSGYKTHDAHFMMHYLLQVAVRCTTSNQVAHPLIRLCSFFRCLCQKVIEVEDLDILQSEIAETLCQLETIFPPSFFDSMVYLPIHLVNEVRMGRPVKFRWMYSTERYLGKLKGYVRNKSRPEGSIAEGYVVNECLTLCSRYLHSGVETRFSRMPRNIDKCHPDELGSPISFSTIGHPIGGKKKGGAISLDCKSRSQAHRYILFNHDDVQKFIREHENENPRKRKGWNKSKSKGLDFVEWFKKRALLSDVSDILRKLSRGPNRIARSFSGYVINGYRFHTKQRDARLKTQNSGVTLVAITESFASTKDENPITQSVIYYGLITEIVEVDYYGRLKFVLFRCDWFEAEEEKFGLTCVYFNKRCYMDDPFVLASQVHQCFYVEDPSDANRHYVVKSVQREFLNIEDPPEHTVNLSSSTETCEVELVRNDIPPTITDKPPPVSDEIESDDDYNA; the protein is encoded by the exons ATGGACAAAGAATGGACAAAATCCGCTAGAGAGAGTGAAGAGTATGAAATTGGTCTTAATTATTTTCTAGACTACGCATACACCAAAGGAAAACCCCGTGGAAAAGAGATTTTGTGCCCTTGTGCTACATGTTACAACAGCAGATGGTTTACAAGTGCAGTACGAAATCATTTAATAGCATTTGGATTTCAAAAAGGATATGATGTTTGGGTTCGTCATGGTGAGAAGATACGGAAACTCAATGATATTAATGATAATCATATGAATGATGCAAATGATCAAGTTGACGATATTGATGGACTGTTGTCTGAAAGATTCAGAGGTGTCGCACAAGAAGAATACAGAGTTAATGAAGGCCCCAACGAAGATGCAAAAAAGTTTTATAATCTAATCGAAGAATCCAAACAAGAGTTGTATCCGGGTTGCAAAACATTCTCTAAATTGTCGTTCATCATTCGGCTATATTTATTGAAGTGTCTTTATGGTTGGAGCAATACATCATTCAATGCACTCTTAGAGTTGTTGAGAGAAGCTATGCCTTTTTTGAACATCCCTGATACGTTCAATAAAACTAAAAGCATGATAAAGGACTTGGGGATGGATTATAAAAAGATTGATGCTTGCCCTAATGATTGCATGATCTATTGGAAAGATCATGAGAATGATACTTCTTGCCATGTTTGTGGTGCTCCACG AGATCGTTTAGATGATGGAAAGTTGAGGCATCCTGCAGATGGAGAAGCATGGAAAGAATTTGATAAATTTCATCCTGAATTTGCTGTTGAGGTGCGTAATATAAGACTTGGATTGGCGAGTGACGGATTTAATCCCTTTAGAACCATGAATGTTAATTATTCTACTTGGCCAGTGGTTTTAATGCCATATAACTTTCCACCTTGGATGTGCATGAAGGCTGAGTATTTTATGTTGTCCTTATTAATTCCTGGACGAAAGTCACCAGGTAATGACATTGATGTGTACCTCCAACCATTGATTGAAGAGTTGAAATTGTTATGGGATTTGGGAGTAGAAACATATGATGcttcaataaataaaactttCCAAATGAGGGCAGCTCTCTTGTGGACAATTAGTGACTTTCCCGGGTATGCTATGTTGAGTGGGTGGAGTACAAAAGGGAGCCTAGCATGTCCTTGCTGTAATTATAAAACTAAATCGATATATTTGAAGAATAGCCATAAAACATGTTATATGGATCATCGTGTATTTTTGCCCATGGATCATAAATATAGATCAAATGCTAGGAGTTTCAATGGGAAAAAAGAACATAGGCCACCTCCAGAATTGTTAAATGGGGAACAAATCTTGGATAAATTAAAGAACTTCAACAATGCTTTTGGTAAGTTGCAAAAGAATTGCAGTGATGGTCCatggaagaaaaaatcaatattttttgagTTACCATATTGGAAGCACAATACTTTACGCCATAATCTTGATGTGATGCACATAGAGAAAAACATATTTGATAGTATAATTGGGACTTTGTTGGATATCACGGGAAAGACAAAAGATCATGCAAAAGCACGTTTAGACTTACAAGAGATGGGTATTAGAAATAAACTTCACCCAAAAGAGGTAGATCACGGAAAGAAGCTAGTGTTTGCAAAAGCTTGCTTTTCCATGAGTGCAAATGAGAAAACtactttttgttttgtattgaaaaatgcaaaaataccaGATGGGTGTGATTCAAACATTTCAAGGTGTGTTCTCCTTCCTGAAAGAAAACTTAGCGGATATAAGACTCATGATGCACATTTCATGATGCATTACTTACTTCAAGTAGCTGTGAGATGTACAACGTCGAACCAGGTTGCACACCCGTTAATTCGTCTTTGTTCGTTTTTTCGTTGTTTATGTCAAAAGGTGATTGAGGTTGAAGATTTGGATATCTTGCAATCTGAGATTGCAGAAACACTTTGCCAGTTAGAAACAATTTTCCCCCCGAGTTTTTTTGACAGTATGGTTTATTTGCCGATACATCTAGTGAATGAGGTAAGAATGGGAAGACCTGTTAAATTTCGGTGGATGTACTCTACTGAAAGATATCTAGGAAAATTAAAGGGTTATGTTCGGAATAAAAGTCGTCCTGAGGGTTCTATTGCTGAGGGTTATGTTGTTAATGAATGCTTGACATTGTGCTCGCGATATTTACATAGTGGTGTTGAAACAAGGTTTAGTAGAATGCCAAGGAATATCGATAAGTGTCATCCTGATGAACTTGGAAGTCCAATTTCTTTTTCTACAATTGGTCATCCTATAGGAGGAAAGAAAAAAGGTGGAGCAATTTCTTTGGATTGCAAGTCAAGGAGTCAAGCTCATCGTTACATCTTATTCAATCATGATGATGTCCAAAAATTTATACG TgagcatgaaaatgaaaatcccAGAAAAAGAAAGGGGTGGAACAAATCAAAGAGTAAAGGTTTGGATTTTGTTGAATGGTTTAAGAAGCGTGCTTTGTTAAGCGATGTATCTGACATCCTTAGGAAGCTATCCAGAGGACCAAATAGAATTGCACGAAGTTTTTCTGGCTATGTAATTAACGGATATAGGTTCCATACGAAACAACGTGATGCTAGACTTAAAACACAAAACAGCGGTGTGACATTAGTGGCAATAACGGAAAGTTTTGCTAGTACCAAAGATGAAAATCCAATAACACAGTCAGTAATTTACTATGGATTAATTACTGAAATAGTTGAGGTAGACTATTATGGTAGGTTGAAGTTTGTGTTATTTAGATGTGATTGGTTTGAAGCTGAAGAGGAAAAGTTTGGGTTGACTTGTGTTTATTTCAACAAGAGATGTTACATGGATGACCCTTTTGTATTGGCTTCTCAAGTCCACCAATGTTTCTACGTTGAAGATCCTTCAGATGCAAATAGACACTATGTCGTGAAGTCTGTTCAAAGGGAGTTTTTAAACATTGAAGATCCTCCAGAGCATACAGTAAATCTATCTTCAAGCACTGAAACTTGTGAAGTTGAATTGGTTAGGAATGACATTCCACCAACAATTACTGACAAACCTCCACCCGTGTCAGATGAAATAGAATCTGATGATGACTATAATGCATGA
- the LOC120580654 gene encoding uncharacterized protein, whose product MKPIESDKGFVHRRIKRQLEVEASKKIVEPMKGFCENNNLKKLKSTVDHQLEGPTKSQSLKKFDEQYKEVRQENTLKRQGKSTFGNQVKGSTESYAFKKFDEQNKEVRQDNTLKRQGKSTLGNQVQCSTESHASKKIDEQTKELRQDNTLMRQGKSTTGNKVQGSTVDRQACKNKKYIPKCPALALDEYIEMRKEQHVIEEAGDEDIEENEMEDDMENDINYESDEIEGADENEVEGLIRKRKRGKTLCKNIHARDFKNRQEITLNEEGQPIGPDEKRVAELSSFLGTVARSADLCPLTFNNWKALVKTWKDEEIDPVWEYVNEKYIIPEKGKKDVFAIVNDAWRRYKYLIKKNHFTKYKTMRERLKNRPEEVPEEDFKKLLVYWRDRNSQSAKCSKYCSTEMETSNGQ is encoded by the exons ATGAAACCTATTGAGTCAGACAAAGGGTTTGTTCACAGACGTATTAAGAGGCAATTGGAAGTAGAAGCATCTAAGAAAATTGTTGAGCCGATGAAAGGGTTTTGTGAGAACAATAATCTTAAGAAATTGAAGTCTACCGTGGATCATCAACTTGAAGGTCCAACTAAATCACAGTccttgaagaaatttgatgagCAATACAAAGAGGTAAGGCAGGAAAATACTCTTAAAAGGCAAGGAAAATCAACATTTGGAAATCAAGTTAAAGGTTCAACTGAATCATATGCCTTCAAGAAATTTGATGAGCAAAACAAAGAGGTAAGGCAGGACAATACTCTTAAGAGGCAAGGAAAATCAACCCTTGGAAATCAAGTTCAATGTTCAACCGAATCACATGCCTCAAAGAAAATTGATGAGCAAACCAAAGAGTTAAGGCAGGACAATACTCTTATGAGGCAAGGAAAATCAACCACGGGAAACAAAGTTCAAGGATCAACGGTAGATCGACAAGCCTGcaagaacaaaaaatatattccaaAATGTCCCGCTTTGGCACTTGATGAGTATATTGAAATGAGGAAGGAACAACATGTCATAGAGGAAGCTGGTGATGAAGAtatagaagaaaatgaaatggaAGATGATATGGAGAATGATATCAACTATGAAAGTGACGAAATTGAAGGAGCCGATGAAAATGAAGTTGAAG GATTAATAAGAAAACGAAAACGAGGAAAGACTTTATGTAAGAATATTCATGCTCGAGATTTCAAAAATAGACAAGAGATCACGTTGAATGAAGAAGGACAACCAATTGGaccagatgaaaagagagtggCTGAACTTAGTAGTTTTTTGGGGACAGTAGCAAGAAGTGCAGATTTATGTCCTCTCACCTTCAATAATTGGAAGGCTTTGGTTAAGACTTGGAAGGATGAAGAAATCGATCCAGTCTGGGAATATGTCaat GAAAAATACATCATCCCAGAGAAAGGAAAGAAGGATGTATTTGCTATTGTAAATGATGCTTGGAGACGATACAAATACTTGATtaaaaagaatcattttaccaAGTACAAAACCATGCGCGAGCGGTTAAAAAATCGTCCAGAAGAGGTACCGGAAGAAGACTTTAAGAAGTTATTGGTGTATTGGAGAGATAGAAACAGTCAA TCTGCAAAATGCTCAAAATATTGCTCAACTGAAATGGAGACATCGAACGGGCAATAA